From a single Paraburkholderia sp. FT54 genomic region:
- a CDS encoding alpha-ketoacid dehydrogenase subunit beta, with amino-acid sequence MARKITFSQAINEALSQEMARDETVIVMGEDNAGGAGSPGEQDAWGGVLGVTKGLFHKYPGRVLDTPLSEGGYIGAAVGAAACGLRPVAELMFIDFMGVCFDQIFNQAAKFRYMFGGKAVTPVVIRAMQGAGLRAAAQHSQMLTSLFTHIPGLKVVCPSTPYDAKGLLIQAIRDNDPVIFCEHKLLYSREGDVPEESYAIPFGEANVVRDGDDATVVTYGRMVHYATEAAEKLAKDGIQVEVIDLRTTSPLDEETILESANRTGRVVVVDEANPRCSIATDISALIAQRAFHSLKAPIEMVTAPHTPAPFAGVLEDMYIPSAAQIADAVLKVRA; translated from the coding sequence ATGGCACGCAAGATCACATTCTCTCAGGCAATCAACGAAGCCCTGAGTCAGGAAATGGCCCGTGACGAAACCGTCATCGTGATGGGCGAGGACAACGCGGGCGGCGCCGGATCGCCCGGTGAACAGGACGCGTGGGGCGGCGTTCTCGGCGTCACGAAGGGACTGTTTCACAAATATCCGGGGCGCGTGCTCGACACGCCGCTCTCGGAAGGCGGCTATATCGGCGCGGCAGTCGGCGCGGCGGCCTGCGGCCTGCGGCCGGTCGCGGAGCTGATGTTCATCGATTTCATGGGTGTGTGTTTCGACCAGATCTTCAACCAGGCCGCCAAGTTCCGCTACATGTTCGGCGGCAAGGCGGTCACGCCGGTCGTGATCCGCGCGATGCAGGGCGCAGGCTTGCGCGCGGCGGCCCAGCATTCGCAGATGCTGACTTCGTTGTTCACGCACATTCCCGGACTGAAAGTAGTCTGCCCGTCGACGCCGTATGACGCCAAGGGACTGCTGATCCAGGCGATCCGCGACAACGATCCGGTGATTTTCTGCGAGCACAAGTTGCTATACAGCCGCGAGGGCGACGTGCCCGAAGAGTCGTATGCGATTCCGTTCGGCGAGGCGAACGTAGTGCGTGACGGCGACGATGCGACGGTCGTCACCTACGGACGCATGGTGCACTACGCTACCGAAGCCGCCGAAAAACTCGCCAAGGACGGCATCCAGGTCGAGGTGATCGACTTGCGGACGACCTCGCCGCTCGACGAAGAAACCATACTGGAAAGCGCGAACCGCACCGGACGCGTGGTCGTGGTCGACGAAGCGAATCCGCGTTGCTCGATCGCCACCGACATTTCCGCACTGATCGCGCAGCGCGCGTTTCACTCGCTCAAGGCGCCGATCGAAATGGTGACCGCGCCGCATACGCCCGCGCCGTTCGCCGGCGTGCTCGAAGACATGTATATCCCGTCGGCCGCGCAGATCGCCGACGCCGTGCTGAAAGTGAGGGCTTGA
- a CDS encoding thiamine pyrophosphate-dependent dehydrogenase E1 component subunit alpha — protein sequence MSVSTELSKEDLLKAYRMMRTIREFEERLHVEFATGEIPGFVHLYAGEEASAVGTMLHLNDADYVATTHRGHGHCIAKGVDVRGMMAEIYGRKTGVCHGKGGSMHIADLSKGMLGANGIVGAGGPLICGAALAAKYKKSGGVGVCFFGDGASNQGVIFESLNLASVWRLPAIFVAENNGYAEATSSTWSVATDNIADRASGFGMPGVIVDGFDFFAVHEALGEAIERARKGGGPTLVEVKFSRYFGHFEGDAQTYRAPGEVQKLRDEKDCLKRFEERVVRAEMLSADQLRGVDAEVKSLIDSAVTQAKAAPLPTAEDLLSDVYVSYP from the coding sequence ATGTCGGTTTCAACTGAGTTGAGCAAGGAAGATCTACTGAAGGCGTATCGCATGATGCGCACGATCCGCGAGTTCGAGGAGCGTCTGCATGTGGAATTCGCGACCGGCGAGATTCCCGGCTTCGTGCATCTGTATGCGGGCGAAGAGGCGTCGGCGGTCGGCACGATGTTGCATCTGAACGACGCCGACTATGTGGCGACCACCCACCGCGGTCACGGCCATTGCATCGCCAAGGGCGTCGATGTGCGCGGCATGATGGCCGAGATTTATGGACGCAAGACCGGCGTGTGCCATGGCAAAGGCGGCTCGATGCATATCGCCGACCTGTCGAAAGGGATGTTAGGTGCGAACGGTATCGTCGGCGCGGGCGGCCCGTTGATTTGCGGCGCGGCGCTGGCGGCGAAGTACAAGAAATCGGGCGGCGTGGGCGTGTGCTTCTTCGGCGACGGCGCGTCGAATCAGGGCGTGATTTTCGAATCGTTGAACCTGGCCTCCGTATGGCGGCTGCCGGCGATTTTCGTGGCGGAGAACAACGGCTACGCGGAAGCGACGTCCTCGACATGGTCGGTGGCGACCGACAACATCGCGGATCGCGCGAGTGGCTTCGGCATGCCGGGCGTGATCGTGGACGGCTTCGATTTCTTCGCGGTGCATGAGGCGCTCGGCGAAGCGATCGAACGGGCGCGCAAAGGCGGCGGACCGACGCTCGTCGAAGTGAAGTTCTCGCGTTACTTCGGCCACTTCGAAGGCGACGCGCAAACCTATCGCGCGCCGGGCGAAGTGCAGAAACTGCGCGATGAGAAGGATTGCCTGAAGCGTTTCGAAGAGCGTGTGGTGCGCGCCGAAATGCTGAGCGCGGATCAGTTGCGCGGTGTGGATGCCGAGGTGAAGAGTCTGATCGACAGTGCGGTGACGCAAGCCAAGGCCGCGCCGTTGCCGACTGCTGAAGACCTGTTGAGCGACGTCTACGTGTCTTATCCGTGA
- a CDS encoding aldo/keto reductase family oxidoreductase produces MSNLTTTDIFPLAGHPVRRMGYGAMQLAGPGVFGAPKDRDAAIAVLREAVAAGVNHIDTSDFYGPHITNQLIREALHPYPDDLVIVTKVGAVRGSDGAWLPALEPDDIERGVHDNLRNLGLDVLEIVNMRMMGDVHAPAEGSIEKQVTALAELQRRGLVRHIGLSNATATQIAEAQRIAEIVCVQNHYNLVHREDDALIGELAEKGIAYVPFFPLGGFTPIQSSALSSIAQTLGATPMQVALAWLLHRAPNILLIPGTSTLGHLRENLQASQLKLSAEVCAELNAIGGANGKA; encoded by the coding sequence ATGTCGAATCTCACCACCACGGACATCTTCCCGCTGGCCGGCCATCCCGTGCGCCGCATGGGCTACGGCGCCATGCAACTCGCCGGCCCCGGCGTGTTCGGGGCGCCGAAGGACCGCGACGCCGCAATCGCCGTGCTGCGCGAGGCGGTGGCGGCAGGCGTCAATCACATCGATACGAGCGACTTTTACGGGCCGCACATTACCAACCAGTTGATCCGCGAAGCGCTGCATCCTTATCCCGACGACCTCGTGATCGTCACCAAGGTGGGCGCGGTGCGTGGCAGCGACGGTGCGTGGCTGCCGGCGCTCGAACCGGACGATATCGAGCGTGGCGTGCACGACAATCTGCGCAATCTCGGCCTCGATGTGCTGGAGATCGTCAACATGAGGATGATGGGCGACGTGCACGCGCCCGCTGAAGGATCGATCGAAAAGCAGGTCACGGCGCTCGCCGAGCTTCAACGCCGCGGACTCGTGCGCCACATCGGCTTGAGCAACGCGACCGCGACGCAGATTGCGGAAGCGCAGCGCATCGCGGAGATCGTCTGCGTGCAGAACCATTACAACCTGGTTCACCGCGAGGACGACGCGCTAATTGGCGAACTCGCAGAGAAGGGGATTGCGTATGTGCCGTTCTTCCCATTGGGCGGCTTCACGCCGATTCAGTCGTCGGCGCTGTCCAGCATCGCGCAAACACTCGGCGCGACGCCGATGCAGGTGGCACTCGCGTGGCTGTTGCATCGGGCACCTAACATTCTGCTGATCCCCGGCACGTCGACGCTCGGGCATCTGCGTGAAAATCTGCAGGCGTCGCAATTGAAATTGTCCGCCGAAGTGTGCGCGGAACTCAATGCGATAGGCGGCGCCAACGGCAAAGCGTAA
- a CDS encoding NAD(+)/NADH kinase translates to MPSPITVGVIANPASGRDIRRLTSYASVFPTSEKANMVVRLLAGLGMLGVTRVLCLRDRTGVAALLLRALDTHDAVAAQQRWPEVEFIEQPITDSVADTHAGVAAMLRAGVELIAVLGGDGTHRAVAAHCARVPLLTLSTGTNNAFPDLREATVAGLAGALVASGAVPPDVALTRNKRLVVRCTAGPNRGREEIALVDVCVSRQRFVGARAVSDPADIEELFLTFAAPDGIGLSSIGGAWAPVERTASHGLHLRFAARGESGVPLVAPIAPGRVERVLMRTCERFEVGMWRPLEAEHGTLAFDGEREIELERGDRYEIALDWEGPLTVDVERTLRFAASRQLVREMANVVAHQR, encoded by the coding sequence GTGCCATCGCCCATCACCGTCGGCGTGATCGCGAACCCCGCGTCGGGTCGCGACATTCGTCGCCTCACTTCCTATGCGTCGGTGTTTCCGACCTCGGAAAAAGCCAACATGGTCGTGCGCCTGCTGGCCGGACTCGGCATGCTCGGCGTGACGCGTGTGCTGTGTCTGCGCGATCGGACCGGTGTGGCGGCGCTGCTGCTGCGCGCGCTCGACACGCACGACGCCGTCGCCGCGCAACAGCGCTGGCCCGAAGTCGAGTTCATCGAACAGCCGATCACCGACAGCGTCGCCGATACCCACGCGGGTGTCGCCGCGATGTTGCGGGCAGGCGTCGAATTGATCGCCGTGCTGGGCGGCGACGGCACGCATCGGGCGGTCGCCGCGCATTGCGCAAGAGTGCCGCTGCTGACCTTGTCCACCGGCACCAACAACGCCTTTCCGGATTTGCGCGAAGCCACGGTGGCCGGCCTTGCCGGCGCGCTGGTCGCGTCGGGCGCGGTGCCGCCTGACGTGGCGCTGACGCGCAACAAGCGGCTCGTGGTGCGTTGCACCGCCGGCCCGAATCGCGGCCGCGAGGAGATCGCGCTGGTCGACGTTTGCGTGAGCCGTCAGCGCTTTGTCGGCGCGCGGGCCGTCTCCGATCCGGCCGATATCGAAGAACTCTTCCTCACGTTCGCCGCGCCGGACGGCATCGGCCTCTCGTCGATCGGCGGAGCGTGGGCGCCTGTGGAGCGCACCGCGTCGCACGGTTTGCATCTGCGCTTTGCAGCACGCGGTGAATCTGGCGTGCCGCTGGTGGCGCCGATTGCGCCGGGCCGCGTCGAGCGCGTGCTGATGCGCACGTGCGAACGTTTCGAAGTCGGCATGTGGCGGCCGCTCGAAGCCGAGCACGGCACGCTCGCCTTCGACGGCGAGCGCGAAATCGAACTGGAGCGCGGCGACCGCTATGAGATCGCGCTGGATTGGGAAGGGCCGCTGACCGTCGACGTCGAACGCACGCTGCGTTTCGCGGCGTCGCGGCAGCTGGTGCGGGAAATGGCAAACGTGGTTGCGCATCAAAGGTAG
- a CDS encoding LysR family transcriptional regulator, translated as MELNDLAAFVSVARAGGFRDAARTSGVSASSLSIAVRRLEAKLGLRLLNRTTRSVAPTEAGLRLIEKLTPLFSEMEAALDVLNVFRDKPAGTLKLNVPSSAARIVLPGIIAAFLKTYPDIRVEVVVEDGFVDVLSIGCDAGIRYDERLEQDMIALPIGPRVQRFATAAAPGYLDAHGRPDHPSELLSHACLRGQFAGGAMPIWYFERDGEVLQLNPSGPLLVRPGAAIDLAVSAAVAGVGVVHLFEDMLRPHLDSGALEPILEPWWQRFSGPFLYYPGRRHLPAPLRAFVDFLKALNAA; from the coding sequence ATGGAATTGAACGATCTCGCTGCATTCGTTTCGGTCGCCCGCGCAGGCGGCTTCCGCGACGCGGCGCGAACCAGCGGCGTGTCGGCGTCGAGTCTGAGCATCGCCGTGCGCCGTCTCGAGGCGAAGCTCGGTCTGCGCCTGCTCAACCGCACCACGCGCAGTGTCGCGCCGACCGAAGCCGGCTTGCGTCTCATCGAGAAGCTGACGCCGCTCTTCAGCGAGATGGAAGCGGCGCTGGATGTGCTGAACGTGTTCAGGGACAAGCCGGCCGGCACGCTCAAACTCAATGTACCGTCGAGCGCCGCCCGGATCGTCTTGCCGGGCATCATCGCCGCATTCCTGAAGACGTATCCCGACATACGCGTCGAAGTCGTGGTCGAGGATGGTTTCGTCGACGTGCTGTCGATCGGCTGCGACGCCGGCATTCGCTATGACGAGCGGCTCGAGCAGGACATGATCGCGCTTCCGATCGGACCGCGCGTGCAACGCTTCGCGACCGCCGCGGCGCCGGGCTATCTCGACGCGCACGGCCGTCCCGACCATCCCAGCGAATTACTTTCGCATGCATGCCTGCGCGGCCAGTTCGCCGGTGGCGCCATGCCGATCTGGTACTTCGAACGCGACGGCGAAGTGTTGCAACTGAATCCATCGGGACCGCTGCTGGTGCGGCCCGGCGCGGCGATCGACCTCGCGGTCAGCGCGGCCGTCGCAGGCGTTGGGGTGGTGCATCTGTTCGAGGACATGCTTCGCCCGCATCTCGACAGTGGCGCATTGGAGCCGATTCTGGAGCCGTGGTGGCAGCGTTTTTCCGGCCCGTTTCTATACTACCCGGGGCGTCGTCATTTACCGGCGCCGTTGCGCGCGTTCGTCGATTTTTTGAAAGCGCTGAATGCAGCCTGA
- a CDS encoding acetoin dehydrogenase dihydrolipoyllysine-residue acetyltransferase subunit: MPIHMITMPKWGLSMEQGQVNGWLKAIGDKVVKGDEILDVETDKISSGVECAFEGILRRQIAQEGDTLPVGALLAVVADAETPDAQIDSEVEAFQRDFVPATSADGDSGPQPEKTQIGGRTVRYLKLGEGGTPALLIHGFGGDLNNWLFNHADLAAQRAVWALDLPGHGESGKALDTGSADELADSVIAFMDDRGIDNVHLIGHSMGALIAMTVAAKAPGRVASLALISGVGLGKEINGDYIHGFTEGSNRNALKPQLAKLFADPGLVTRQLVEDIVKYKRLEGVPEALRKIAASAFDGNVQRTSYRDRLAELAPRSLVIWGAQDQIIPAAHARDLQGDIRVHVLDGKGHMVQMEAASEVNRLLNDFLGR; the protein is encoded by the coding sequence ATGCCGATCCATATGATCACGATGCCCAAATGGGGCTTGTCGATGGAGCAGGGACAGGTCAACGGGTGGCTCAAGGCCATCGGCGACAAGGTAGTGAAGGGCGACGAAATTCTCGACGTGGAAACGGACAAGATCTCGTCAGGCGTCGAGTGTGCGTTCGAGGGCATCCTGCGCCGGCAGATCGCCCAGGAGGGCGACACGCTGCCGGTCGGCGCGTTGCTGGCGGTGGTCGCGGACGCGGAGACGCCGGACGCGCAGATCGATTCGGAAGTCGAAGCGTTTCAACGCGACTTCGTGCCGGCCACGTCGGCGGATGGCGACAGTGGCCCGCAACCGGAGAAAACGCAGATCGGCGGACGCACCGTGCGCTATCTGAAACTCGGCGAGGGCGGCACGCCCGCGCTGCTGATTCACGGCTTCGGCGGCGATCTGAACAACTGGTTGTTCAATCATGCCGACCTTGCCGCGCAGCGCGCCGTGTGGGCGCTGGATCTGCCGGGTCATGGCGAATCCGGCAAGGCGCTCGACACCGGCAGTGCCGACGAACTCGCGGACAGCGTGATTGCGTTCATGGACGATCGCGGCATCGACAACGTGCATCTGATCGGCCACTCCATGGGCGCGTTGATCGCGATGACCGTGGCGGCGAAAGCGCCAGGGCGCGTGGCCTCATTGGCGTTGATCTCGGGCGTGGGTTTGGGCAAGGAGATCAACGGTGACTACATCCACGGTTTTACCGAGGGCAGCAATCGCAATGCGCTCAAGCCGCAGTTGGCGAAACTCTTCGCCGACCCAGGTCTCGTGACGCGTCAACTGGTGGAGGACATCGTCAAGTACAAGCGGCTCGAAGGCGTGCCCGAGGCGCTGCGCAAGATCGCGGCGTCGGCGTTCGATGGCAACGTGCAACGCACGAGCTATCGTGACCGGCTGGCGGAACTCGCGCCGCGCAGTCTGGTGATCTGGGGCGCGCAGGATCAGATCATCCCGGCCGCGCATGCGCGGGACCTGCAAGGCGACATCCGCGTTCATGTGCTCGACGGCAAGGGGCATATGGTGCAGATGGAGGCGGCCTCCGAAGTGAATCGTCTGCTCAACGATTTTCTGGGGCGCTGA
- a CDS encoding sigma-54-dependent Fis family transcriptional regulator, whose product MPYVSQTQHIDRVRGAIEGRLPAPADSPRLVSSWQRSFEQYRLDPGAVIGPRVLSSAELREVQGKEEAFLRASGQCLTRLHDMIRVADYCVMLTDAHGVTIDYRIDRERRSDFKHAGLYIGSCWSEREEGTCGVANVLTDLAPIIVHKTDHFRAAFTTLTCSAAPIFAPTGEMIGVLDASAVQSPDNRDSQRLVFQLVRQSAGLIEDGYFLNQTTQHWILFGHSSRNFVEAQPEVLIAFDECGNLVAANRKARECIPALNGPRHIDDVFDTSGSHLHDVARTDAIVGLRLRATGTTLYARIRAPLRRVSRSASTTNDGAARSAQTASQNDLQLGALGRFLHSADPQIAHNAAVALRVMGKRLPILILGETGVGKEVFAHAVHDSGARRARPFIAVNCGAIPESLIESELFGYVPGAFTGARSRGARGKIAQAHTGTLFLDEIGDMPLDLQTRLLRVLAEGEVTPLGGDAPVRVDIDVICATHRDLAQMVAAGTFREDLYYRLSGASLPMPPLRERTDIRDVIDVVFDEEAQMAGHVLTLDAQLAERLAGFAWPGNIRQLRNVLRYACAICDGARVELRHVAPDIAALLAPEAAHKPALLRIDSHDGRQRDARQDPREERARIIDALTRNQWRPNPTAQALGISRATLYRRIASLGIVAPHRR is encoded by the coding sequence ATGCCTTACGTCTCGCAGACCCAGCATATCGACCGCGTGCGTGGCGCCATTGAAGGACGCCTGCCCGCGCCCGCCGATTCTCCGCGGCTCGTCTCGTCGTGGCAGCGTTCGTTCGAACAATACCGGCTCGATCCGGGTGCCGTGATCGGGCCGCGCGTGCTGAGCTCGGCGGAATTGCGCGAAGTGCAAGGCAAGGAAGAAGCCTTTCTGCGTGCATCGGGCCAATGCCTGACACGTCTGCACGACATGATTCGCGTTGCCGACTATTGCGTGATGCTCACCGACGCGCACGGCGTCACCATCGACTACCGGATCGACCGCGAACGCCGCAGCGATTTCAAGCATGCGGGCCTGTATATCGGTTCGTGCTGGTCCGAGCGCGAGGAAGGCACGTGCGGCGTGGCGAACGTGCTGACCGATCTCGCGCCGATCATCGTGCACAAGACCGATCATTTCCGCGCGGCGTTCACCACGCTCACCTGTAGCGCGGCGCCGATCTTCGCGCCGACCGGCGAGATGATCGGCGTGCTCGACGCGTCCGCCGTGCAGTCGCCGGATAACCGCGACAGTCAGCGGCTCGTGTTTCAACTGGTGCGGCAAAGCGCGGGGCTGATCGAAGACGGTTACTTCCTCAATCAAACGACCCAGCACTGGATTCTGTTCGGCCATTCGAGCCGCAACTTTGTCGAGGCGCAGCCCGAAGTGCTGATCGCCTTCGACGAATGCGGCAATCTCGTCGCCGCCAATCGCAAGGCGCGCGAGTGCATTCCGGCGCTGAACGGTCCGCGCCATATCGACGATGTATTCGACACGTCGGGCTCGCACCTGCACGATGTCGCGCGCACGGATGCGATTGTCGGCTTGCGTCTGCGCGCGACCGGCACGACGCTGTATGCGCGCATTCGCGCGCCGCTCAGGCGTGTCTCTCGCTCGGCGTCCACGACGAACGACGGCGCCGCACGATCGGCGCAAACCGCGTCGCAAAACGATCTGCAACTCGGTGCGCTCGGCCGCTTCCTGCACAGCGCGGATCCGCAGATCGCGCACAACGCGGCCGTCGCGTTGCGCGTGATGGGCAAGCGTCTGCCGATTCTGATTCTTGGCGAGACCGGCGTCGGCAAGGAAGTATTCGCGCACGCGGTGCATGATTCGGGCGCGCGGCGCGCGAGGCCGTTTATCGCGGTGAATTGCGGCGCGATTCCCGAATCGCTGATCGAAAGCGAATTGTTCGGCTACGTGCCTGGCGCCTTCACCGGCGCGCGCAGCCGCGGCGCACGCGGCAAGATTGCGCAGGCGCACACAGGTACGCTGTTTCTGGATGAAATCGGCGACATGCCGCTCGATCTGCAAACGCGGCTGCTGCGCGTGCTGGCCGAAGGCGAGGTCACGCCGCTCGGCGGCGATGCGCCCGTGCGGGTGGATATCGACGTCATCTGCGCCACGCACCGCGATCTCGCGCAGATGGTCGCGGCCGGCACGTTCCGCGAAGACCTTTACTACCGGCTGAGCGGCGCGTCGTTGCCAATGCCGCCTTTGCGCGAGCGCACGGATATCCGCGACGTGATCGACGTGGTCTTCGACGAGGAAGCGCAAATGGCCGGCCACGTGCTTACCCTGGACGCGCAGCTTGCCGAGCGGCTTGCGGGCTTCGCATGGCCGGGCAACATTCGCCAGTTGCGCAATGTGCTGCGCTACGCCTGCGCGATCTGCGACGGCGCACGCGTGGAATTGCGCCATGTCGCGCCGGATATAGCGGCGTTGCTCGCGCCGGAGGCCGCGCACAAGCCGGCGTTATTGCGGATCGATTCGCATGACGGCCGGCAGCGGGACGCACGGCAGGACCCGCGCGAAGAGCGCGCACGCATTATCGATGCGCTCACACGCAATCAGTGGCGGCCGAACCCAACGGCGCAAGCGCTCGGCATATCACGCGCCACTTTGTACCGGCGTATTGCGTCGCTGGGCATCGTCGCGCCGCATCGACGTTGA
- a CDS encoding sensor histidine kinase, giving the protein MTDTRVYPLRNFADFVRAERSRLTEQWMNAVFGDTDLVEADKLTYQQLADHLPEILEGLCAALDVEDLERVETAIEREARKHGKVRWRQGYRIEELVRELDLFDQVLAEALEEFARLDSTFTRRHESRARRLIAETFSMVTLTSIKEVVSERDRKIDEYTGRLERANHELMLKQRLVSDLYESRMQITRSVVHDLRNFLNTFSIALQLIARAPAKAETALTLANRQATDMKQLVDQMVEYSVVLGDGAPLALEQVELRELYDELVTSSRPSVEAKGLRLHATFDPALTAVTSNRLKLKQIAVNLLSNATKYTKSGEIELNFTMADTEHWLIRVSDTGVGIAPSDAQRVFDEFERAAGEDIPGTGLGLAIVKELCRVLDGHIDFVSHEGVGTTFEIRFPLALAEPQ; this is encoded by the coding sequence ATGACCGACACACGTGTTTACCCGCTGCGCAATTTTGCTGACTTCGTTCGCGCGGAACGGAGCCGCCTCACCGAGCAATGGATGAATGCCGTATTCGGCGACACCGACCTCGTCGAAGCGGACAAGCTCACTTATCAGCAACTCGCGGATCATCTGCCGGAAATTCTCGAAGGATTGTGCGCGGCGCTCGATGTCGAAGATCTCGAACGGGTCGAAACGGCCATCGAGCGCGAAGCGAGAAAACATGGCAAGGTCCGCTGGCGCCAGGGCTATCGTATCGAGGAGCTCGTGCGCGAACTCGATCTCTTCGATCAGGTGCTCGCCGAGGCGCTCGAAGAATTCGCCAGGCTCGACAGCACGTTCACGCGCCGTCATGAAAGCCGGGCACGGCGCCTGATCGCCGAAACATTCAGCATGGTCACGCTCACGTCGATCAAGGAAGTGGTGAGCGAACGGGACCGCAAGATCGACGAGTACACCGGGCGGCTCGAGCGCGCCAATCACGAGCTGATGCTCAAGCAGCGGCTGGTGAGCGACCTGTACGAGTCGCGCATGCAGATCACCCGCAGCGTGGTCCACGATCTGCGCAATTTTCTGAACACGTTTTCCATTGCGTTGCAGTTGATCGCGCGTGCGCCTGCAAAGGCCGAAACGGCATTGACGCTGGCGAACCGTCAGGCCACCGACATGAAGCAGCTTGTCGATCAGATGGTCGAGTACTCGGTGGTGCTCGGCGACGGCGCCCCGCTCGCACTCGAACAGGTCGAACTGCGCGAGCTGTACGATGAACTCGTCACCTCGTCGCGCCCATCGGTCGAGGCAAAAGGGCTCAGGTTACACGCGACGTTCGATCCCGCGTTGACTGCTGTCACATCCAATCGTCTCAAGCTCAAACAGATTGCCGTCAATCTGCTTTCCAACGCGACCAAGTACACGAAGTCGGGGGAAATCGAACTCAACTTTACGATGGCCGATACGGAGCACTGGTTGATTCGCGTCTCGGATACCGGCGTGGGCATCGCGCCTTCGGACGCGCAACGCGTATTCGATGAATTCGAGCGCGCCGCCGGCGAAGATATTCCCGGCACGGGCCTCGGGCTCGCCATCGTCAAGGAACTGTGCCGTGTGTTGGACGGGCACATCGATTTCGTCTCGCACGAAGGTGTGGGCACGACATTCGAGATCCGCTTTCCGCTGGCGCTTGCGGAGCCGCAATAG
- the lipA gene encoding lipoyl synthase encodes MDAALHGDSVTALGQHGKRSADKLARIPVKIVPATHGEVLSKPPWLRAKPMMSETVAGIAAILREHRLHSVCEEAMCPNIGECFARHTATFMIMGGICTRRCAFCDVAHGRPAPLDEGEPARLADAVAALGLRYVVVTSVDRDDLRDGGAAHFARCVALLRERVPGIRVEVLTPDFRGRVERALQALSHAWPDVFNHNLETVPALYRAARAGSDYQGSLQLLARVKQANATMLTKSGLMAGLGESDEELLDAMRDLRAHRVDILTIGQYLAPSRFHMPVRRYVTPQQFDAWRDAGLEMGFREVVAGPLVRSSYQADRTADVAMARATQ; translated from the coding sequence ATGGACGCCGCATTGCATGGCGACAGCGTCACCGCGCTCGGTCAGCACGGCAAGCGCAGCGCTGACAAGCTCGCACGGATTCCGGTGAAGATCGTGCCGGCCACGCACGGCGAAGTCTTGTCGAAGCCGCCGTGGCTGCGCGCGAAGCCGATGATGAGCGAGACGGTCGCCGGCATTGCGGCGATCCTGCGCGAGCATCGTTTGCATTCCGTGTGCGAGGAGGCGATGTGTCCGAACATCGGCGAATGTTTTGCGCGGCACACCGCGACGTTCATGATCATGGGCGGCATCTGCACGCGGCGCTGTGCGTTCTGCGACGTCGCGCACGGCCGTCCTGCGCCGCTCGACGAAGGGGAGCCCGCGCGGTTAGCGGATGCCGTGGCGGCGCTCGGCTTGCGCTACGTCGTGGTGACGTCGGTGGATCGCGATGATCTGCGTGACGGCGGCGCGGCGCATTTTGCCCGCTGCGTCGCGTTGCTGCGCGAGCGCGTGCCGGGCATTCGGGTTGAAGTGCTGACGCCGGATTTCCGTGGACGCGTCGAGCGGGCGTTACAGGCGCTTTCGCACGCGTGGCCGGATGTCTTCAATCACAATCTGGAGACGGTGCCTGCTTTATATCGCGCCGCGCGCGCGGGCTCGGATTATCAGGGCTCGCTGCAACTGCTCGCGCGTGTCAAACAGGCGAACGCGACGATGCTGACCAAGTCAGGGTTGATGGCCGGACTGGGGGAATCCGACGAAGAACTGCTCGACGCGATGCGCGACCTGCGCGCGCATCGCGTGGACATCCTGACGATCGGGCAGTATCTCGCGCCGTCGCGTTTTCATATGCCGGTGCGGCGCTATGTGACGCCGCAACAGTTCGACGCCTGGCGCGACGCGGGATTGGAGATGGGTTTTCGCGAAGTCGTGGCGGGACCGCTGGTGCGCTCGTCGTATCAGGCGGACCGGACCGCCGATGTCGCCATGGCGCGTGCAACGCAATGA
- a CDS encoding response regulator produces the protein MDDEPEILAAWRLILENEGYEVGCASNGVEAVVRAATRVPALIITDWMMPLMDGPELCRRLKAIPELAKVPILMHTAVPPPEGAVRNWDVCLRKPVGAELFLTTVAKLCRQRH, from the coding sequence GTGGACGACGAGCCCGAAATCCTGGCGGCGTGGCGCCTGATACTCGAGAACGAAGGTTACGAAGTCGGTTGCGCAAGCAACGGCGTGGAGGCGGTTGTGCGTGCCGCAACCCGTGTTCCCGCCTTGATCATTACCGACTGGATGATGCCGCTTATGGACGGCCCTGAATTGTGCCGACGGCTTAAGGCGATACCTGAGCTCGCCAAAGTGCCGATTCTCATGCATACCGCTGTTCCCCCGCCCGAGGGCGCGGTCAGGAACTGGGATGTCTGCTTGAGAAAGCCGGTGGGCGCGGAGCTCTTTTTGACGACGGTTGCGAAACTGTGCCGGCAACGGCATTAG